One window of the Amycolatopsis mediterranei genome contains the following:
- a CDS encoding aspartate aminotransferase family protein, whose translation MSAQHALWHPFADMGAVDGDRMVITRGEGSYVWDDAGRRYFDATASLWYANFGHGRPEITEAVSRQLGELDSWNLFGYNANRPAIELADRVAALAPEPGSKVFFGSGGGDVIDTAVKLARAYFAQTGRPEKVHVIGRAQGYHGTHGFGTAVGGIPANAAGVGPQPPEFSHVPYDDAAALEAEIQRVGAARVAAFFCEPVIGAGGVLLPPEGYLEEVAAICRRHEVLFVADCVIAAWGRLGTWFGIDRWPVRPDLITTAKGITGGTIPLGALVVAPRVAEPFFTGEPGAPVFRHGPTYAGHPVACAAGLATLDIYERDGLIPRGRELEKPLADAVSGVSGHALVAEVRAGLGFLAAVELTPEVLDADPGAPVKLQRACRDEGVIVRNLGRGVAVSPPLVAAEPELDLLSAALPKALDRLAAQV comes from the coding sequence ATGTCAGCACAGCACGCCCTGTGGCACCCGTTCGCCGACATGGGCGCGGTCGACGGCGACCGGATGGTCATCACCCGAGGCGAGGGCTCGTACGTCTGGGACGACGCGGGCCGCCGGTACTTCGACGCGACGGCGTCGCTCTGGTACGCGAACTTCGGCCACGGCCGCCCGGAGATCACCGAAGCCGTCTCCCGCCAGCTGGGGGAGCTCGACTCGTGGAACCTGTTCGGCTACAACGCGAACCGGCCGGCGATCGAGCTGGCGGACCGCGTCGCGGCATTGGCGCCGGAGCCGGGATCGAAGGTGTTCTTCGGCTCGGGCGGCGGCGACGTCATCGACACGGCGGTGAAGCTCGCGCGGGCGTACTTCGCCCAGACGGGACGCCCGGAGAAGGTGCACGTGATCGGCCGGGCCCAGGGCTACCACGGAACGCACGGATTCGGCACGGCGGTGGGCGGCATCCCGGCGAACGCGGCAGGCGTCGGCCCGCAGCCACCGGAGTTTTCGCACGTCCCGTACGACGACGCGGCGGCGCTGGAGGCGGAGATCCAGCGGGTCGGCGCCGCCCGCGTGGCGGCGTTCTTCTGCGAGCCGGTGATCGGAGCGGGCGGCGTGCTGCTCCCGCCGGAGGGCTACCTCGAGGAGGTCGCGGCGATCTGCCGCCGGCACGAGGTGCTGTTCGTGGCGGACTGCGTGATCGCGGCCTGGGGCCGGCTGGGCACGTGGTTCGGGATCGATCGCTGGCCGGTGCGGCCGGACCTGATCACGACGGCCAAGGGCATCACGGGCGGGACCATCCCGCTGGGTGCGCTGGTGGTGGCTCCGCGGGTGGCGGAGCCGTTCTTCACGGGTGAGCCGGGAGCCCCGGTCTTCCGCCACGGCCCGACGTACGCGGGCCACCCGGTGGCCTGCGCGGCGGGCTTGGCGACGTTGGACATCTACGAGCGCGACGGGCTGATCCCCCGAGGCCGCGAGCTGGAGAAACCCCTGGCGGACGCGGTATCGGGCGTCAGCGGGCACGCACTGGTCGCGGAGGTCCGGGCCGGGTTGGGCTTCCTGGCGGCGGTGGAGCTGACGCCGGAGGTGCTGGACGCGGACCCGGGAGCCCCGGTGAAGCTGCAGCGGGCGTGCCGGGACGAGGGCGTGATCGTCCGGAACCTGGGCCGTGGGGTGGCGGTCTCGCCGCCGCTGGTGGCGGCCGAGCCGGAGCTGGACCTGCTGTCGGCGGCCCTGCCCAAGGCGCTGGACCGCCTGGCGGCACAGGTGTGA
- a CDS encoding CaiB/BaiF CoA transferase family protein, giving the protein MPPAVRPLDGIKVVDLSRILAGPYCTQHLGEMGADVVKVEPPGHGDDTRGWGPPFVGDEAVYYLAANRNKRGIVLDLKSDRGREALRRLVAEADVLVENFRPGTLEKWGIGYDALSALNPRLIHVSITGFGQTGPYRDRAGYDLVAQALGGVMSLTGEPDGAPAKVGLPVADLNAGTWAIIGVLMALQARHTTGRGQYLDVSLLDSQLAWHVYAAGAVFYDAPRPRRMGSAHPTIVPYQGYHVADGWLIIAVGSEKLWHAFCGVLGLDIASDPRFASNAARSAHRDELNALLEPVLLSRPAAEWMKAFDGAGIPAAPINEIDDVYADPWAAARDQVVRLPHPTVGTYVGTGFPVKASETPARPTSAPPTLGQHTAEVLAELGYSAEEIAEFLD; this is encoded by the coding sequence ATGCCCCCTGCTGTCCGCCCGCTGGACGGGATCAAGGTCGTCGACCTCTCCCGCATCCTCGCCGGGCCGTACTGCACCCAGCACCTCGGCGAAATGGGCGCGGACGTGGTGAAGGTCGAGCCGCCGGGCCACGGCGACGACACCCGCGGCTGGGGGCCGCCGTTCGTCGGCGACGAGGCCGTCTACTACCTGGCCGCGAACCGGAACAAGCGCGGGATCGTGCTCGACCTCAAGAGCGACCGCGGGCGCGAAGCCCTGCGTCGGCTGGTCGCGGAGGCCGACGTGCTCGTCGAGAACTTCCGTCCGGGCACCCTCGAGAAGTGGGGCATCGGGTACGACGCGCTGTCCGCGCTCAACCCGCGCCTGATCCACGTGTCGATCACCGGGTTCGGGCAGACCGGGCCGTACCGCGACCGCGCGGGGTACGACCTGGTGGCGCAGGCCCTCGGCGGCGTGATGTCGCTGACCGGCGAGCCGGACGGCGCGCCGGCGAAGGTCGGGCTGCCGGTGGCCGACCTGAACGCGGGGACGTGGGCGATCATCGGCGTGCTGATGGCGTTGCAGGCCCGGCACACGACCGGCCGCGGCCAGTACCTCGACGTGTCCCTTTTGGACAGTCAGCTGGCCTGGCACGTCTACGCAGCGGGCGCTGTGTTCTACGACGCGCCGCGGCCGCGCCGGATGGGCTCGGCGCACCCGACCATCGTCCCGTACCAGGGCTACCACGTCGCCGACGGCTGGCTGATCATCGCGGTCGGCAGCGAAAAGCTGTGGCACGCGTTCTGCGGGGTGCTCGGCCTGGACATCGCTTCCGATCCGCGGTTCGCGTCCAACGCCGCGCGCTCGGCGCACCGCGACGAGCTGAACGCGCTGCTGGAACCGGTGCTCCTGAGCCGCCCGGCGGCGGAGTGGATGAAGGCGTTCGACGGGGCGGGCATCCCGGCGGCCCCGATCAACGAGATCGACGACGTCTACGCGGACCCGTGGGCGGCCGCGCGCGACCAGGTGGTCCGGCTGCCGCACCCGACGGTGGGGACGTATGTCGGCACGGGCTTCCCGGTGAAGGCGTCGGAGACCCCGGCCCGGCCGACGTCCGCCCCGCCGACCCTGGGTCAGCACACCGCGGAAGTGCTGGCCGAGCTGGGGTACTCGGCGGAAGAGATCGCGGAGTTCCTGGACTGA
- a CDS encoding DUF5937 family protein, producing MFKLRVDTETVARTRFSPSLAAESLAWLKLAADAARHPVFGDPGPLARAALSHPDVALLLDLLPRPGEVYTPDLLTPQPGTATRHRELLDEQIARIEATTQAEVETQVLAHTQVHWPRPVPLTARRSVEAGTMPRRLANGLARFWRDALAEDWAGLQAVLDRDITHRAQAIARYGVGGVLGSLHPTIGWAGDAITVVKPFDGEADVSGRELVLAPGVLSWPVTSIQIDVPGQVVLRYPAHGVGTSAGHRPGRIAPVVGAARAALLADLEPPRSTTELAARTGYSPGTVSYHLSALHRAGLVSKVRDGRYVLYRRTAQAVTLLEGDVSG from the coding sequence GTGTTCAAGCTGCGGGTCGACACCGAGACGGTGGCCAGAACACGGTTTTCCCCGTCGCTGGCGGCGGAGTCCCTCGCCTGGCTGAAGCTCGCCGCCGACGCCGCACGGCACCCGGTGTTCGGCGATCCCGGCCCGCTCGCCCGCGCGGCGCTTTCCCACCCGGACGTCGCCCTGCTCCTGGACCTGCTGCCGCGCCCCGGCGAGGTCTACACCCCCGACCTGCTCACCCCGCAGCCCGGCACGGCGACCCGGCACCGGGAGCTGCTCGACGAGCAGATCGCGCGGATCGAGGCGACCACGCAGGCCGAGGTCGAAACCCAGGTGCTGGCCCACACGCAGGTCCACTGGCCCCGGCCGGTGCCGCTCACCGCCCGGCGGAGCGTGGAGGCGGGGACGATGCCGCGACGCTTGGCCAACGGCCTCGCCCGGTTCTGGCGGGACGCGCTGGCCGAGGACTGGGCCGGCCTGCAGGCGGTCCTCGACCGTGACATCACCCACCGCGCGCAGGCCATCGCCCGGTACGGCGTCGGCGGGGTGCTCGGCAGCCTGCACCCCACCATCGGCTGGGCCGGCGACGCCATCACCGTCGTGAAGCCGTTCGACGGCGAGGCCGACGTCTCCGGCCGGGAGCTGGTCCTCGCCCCTGGCGTGCTCAGCTGGCCCGTCACCAGCATCCAGATCGACGTCCCCGGCCAGGTCGTCCTCCGCTACCCGGCCCACGGCGTCGGCACGAGCGCCGGCCACCGGCCGGGCCGGATCGCGCCGGTCGTCGGCGCGGCCCGGGCGGCGCTGCTGGCCGACCTCGAACCCCCGCGGTCGACCACGGAGCTCGCCGCCCGGACCGGGTACAGCCCGGGCACCGTCTCCTACCACCTGAGCGCGTTGCACCGGGCGGGCCTGGTCAGCAAGGTCCGGGACGGGCGGTACGTGCTCTACCGGCGGACCGCCCAGGCCGTCACGCTCCTCGAAGGGGACGTGTCCGGGTAG
- a CDS encoding GntR family transcriptional regulator, which yields MTVDASGLESARHLLERSGTAERVAAILRQYITDGVFAPGERLSEPVISSALGVSRNTLRESFQLLAHERLAVHELNRGVFVRELTTEDIEDLYVVRRATECGALRRAAELSTVDLSVVEQALRDGRTAAAAEDWPSVGTASIHFHQALADLAGSERLSATMRQVLAETRLFFVLNENTREFYEPFLDCHEKILRDLRRGRFAAAEAALDRYLRDAEARLLELSAPAPGTAPPGTPR from the coding sequence GTGACCGTCGATGCCTCGGGACTGGAGAGCGCGCGGCACCTGCTCGAGCGCAGCGGCACGGCCGAGCGGGTCGCCGCGATCCTGCGCCAGTACATCACCGACGGAGTCTTCGCCCCCGGTGAACGGCTGTCCGAGCCGGTGATCAGCTCGGCGCTCGGCGTCTCGCGCAACACGCTGCGCGAATCGTTCCAGCTGCTCGCCCACGAGCGGCTGGCGGTGCACGAGCTGAACCGCGGCGTGTTCGTGCGCGAGCTGACGACGGAGGACATCGAGGACCTCTACGTCGTGCGCCGCGCGACCGAATGCGGTGCCCTGCGCCGCGCGGCCGAGCTGTCCACAGTGGATCTTTCGGTGGTCGAGCAGGCGCTGCGGGACGGCCGGACGGCGGCGGCGGCCGAGGACTGGCCGTCGGTCGGCACCGCCAGCATCCACTTCCACCAGGCCCTCGCCGACCTGGCGGGCAGCGAGCGGCTGTCCGCGACGATGCGCCAGGTGCTCGCCGAGACGCGGTTGTTCTTCGTGCTGAACGAGAACACGCGCGAGTTCTACGAGCCGTTCCTGGACTGCCACGAAAAGATCCTGCGCGACCTGCGCCGCGGCCGGTTCGCCGCCGCCGAGGCCGCGCTGGACCGCTACCTGCGTGACGCCGAAGCCCGGCTGCTGGAGCTCAGTGCACCGGCGCCGGGAACCGCACCACCGGGAACACCACGCTGA
- a CDS encoding SDR family NAD(P)-dependent oxidoreductase, which translates to MGRLAGKVAVVFGGARGIGLATVKEFLAEGATVFASDIREPAEALDGYRHSIVDATDEDAVAAFVDGVVAETGRIDVLFNNVGIHLGKSLVDTTLAEFDHIFALNVRAAFLGTRAVLPHMIEQKAGSIITTSSNGGVMGRPGDPVYNATKHALVGLTKSLAVAHAHQGIRANTVNPGAIDTDMLRSTLASPEDFEAKQHQLVASTPAARVGEAWEVAKAVVFLASDESRFVNGVVLPIDGAKAAGAMPGNRYSLDFELGVR; encoded by the coding sequence ATGGGTCGGTTGGCCGGCAAGGTTGCGGTGGTCTTCGGCGGCGCGCGGGGCATCGGCCTCGCCACGGTGAAGGAGTTCCTCGCCGAGGGTGCGACGGTCTTCGCCTCCGACATCCGCGAGCCCGCGGAAGCACTCGACGGCTACCGCCATTCCATAGTGGACGCCACCGACGAGGACGCCGTGGCGGCGTTCGTCGACGGGGTGGTCGCCGAGACCGGCCGCATCGACGTGCTGTTCAACAACGTCGGCATCCACCTCGGCAAGTCCCTTGTGGACACGACGCTGGCCGAGTTCGACCACATCTTCGCGCTCAACGTGCGGGCCGCCTTCCTCGGCACCCGCGCTGTGCTGCCGCACATGATCGAACAAAAGGCGGGCAGCATCATCACGACGTCGTCGAACGGCGGCGTGATGGGCCGTCCCGGCGACCCGGTGTACAACGCCACCAAGCACGCGCTGGTCGGGCTCACGAAGTCCCTCGCCGTCGCCCACGCCCACCAGGGCATCCGGGCCAACACGGTGAACCCCGGCGCGATCGACACCGACATGCTGCGCAGCACCCTCGCGTCGCCGGAAGACTTCGAGGCCAAGCAGCACCAGCTGGTCGCGAGCACGCCCGCGGCGCGGGTCGGCGAGGCCTGGGAGGTCGCGAAGGCCGTGGTGTTCCTGGCGAGCGACGAGTCCCGGTTCGTCAACGGCGTCGTGCTGCCGATCGACGGCGCGAAGGCCGCGGGGGCGATGCCGGGCAACCGGTACAGCCTCGACTTCGAACTCGGCGTCAGGTAG
- a CDS encoding hydantoinase B/oxoprolinase family protein codes for MGIDPIVVGLFGNRLHSILAEQQNALVNTAFSAVVRESFDLACAVFDSRGEMIGQSVGGTPGHINAMATGMHHFVAAYPPETLEPGDVLLTNDPWQTAGQLNDITVATPVFRNGRLVAWFASCCHAPDIGGRLVSAEAHEVFEEGLRLPILKFLRAGEVNADLERLIRANVRTPEETIGDLYAQVAGNEVGAASLLRLLDELGLESLDEVAAELMDRSERALRDALQALPDGTYTNEIGTDGFDDEEIVLRVTATVAGDEIHLDFAGSSPQSRRGINVVLNYTRAYASFAVKAAISPEVPHNAGSFRPVHVTAPEGSVLNCLPPAPVASRHLIGHFLPSLLIGALPGTAIAPSADALWMTIWRGPGFMLNVFQTGGTGARSNKDGLSTTGFPSGLRSTPTEVIETMAPLVQHARELRVDSGGAGRFRGGLGQVTTMGVLDVTSWSVNGNVDRVRAAASGVDGGGPGAPGRFGLRAGVDLPAKSRVPLAAESVVDVTLPGGGGYGPPSARPVAAVLADVVEGYVSREAAREVYGVEVRYLGDPDALVRLPEDYAVDEEQTARLRAGQ; via the coding sequence ATGGGCATTGACCCCATCGTCGTCGGGCTGTTCGGCAACCGCCTGCACTCGATCCTCGCCGAGCAGCAGAACGCGCTGGTCAACACGGCCTTCTCCGCGGTCGTGCGTGAGTCGTTCGACCTCGCCTGCGCGGTGTTCGACTCGCGCGGCGAGATGATCGGCCAGTCCGTCGGCGGGACGCCGGGGCACATCAACGCGATGGCGACCGGCATGCACCACTTCGTCGCGGCCTACCCGCCGGAGACCCTCGAACCCGGCGATGTGCTGCTCACCAACGACCCGTGGCAGACTGCGGGCCAGCTCAACGACATCACGGTGGCGACCCCGGTGTTCCGGAACGGCCGGCTGGTCGCGTGGTTCGCCTCGTGCTGCCACGCGCCGGACATCGGCGGGCGGCTGGTGTCCGCCGAGGCCCACGAGGTCTTCGAAGAGGGCCTGCGCCTGCCGATCCTGAAGTTCCTGCGCGCGGGCGAGGTCAACGCCGACCTGGAACGGCTGATCCGGGCGAACGTCCGGACACCGGAAGAGACCATCGGCGACCTGTACGCGCAGGTCGCCGGCAACGAGGTCGGCGCGGCGAGCCTGCTGCGGCTGCTGGACGAACTCGGCCTCGAGAGCCTGGACGAAGTCGCCGCCGAGCTCATGGACCGCTCGGAGCGGGCGTTGCGCGACGCGCTGCAGGCGCTGCCCGACGGCACGTACACCAACGAAATCGGCACCGACGGCTTCGACGACGAAGAGATCGTCCTGCGCGTCACGGCCACTGTGGCCGGTGACGAGATCCACCTCGACTTCGCCGGTTCCTCGCCACAAAGCCGCCGGGGGATCAACGTGGTTTTGAATTACACGCGGGCTTATGCGTCGTTCGCGGTCAAGGCGGCGATCTCGCCGGAGGTGCCGCACAACGCCGGGTCGTTCCGGCCGGTGCACGTCACCGCGCCCGAAGGCTCGGTGCTGAACTGCCTGCCTCCGGCGCCGGTCGCGTCCCGGCACCTGATCGGGCACTTCCTGCCGTCGCTGCTGATCGGCGCGCTGCCCGGCACGGCGATCGCGCCGAGCGCGGACGCGCTGTGGATGACCATCTGGCGCGGTCCGGGGTTCATGCTGAACGTCTTCCAGACCGGCGGCACGGGTGCGCGCTCGAACAAGGACGGCCTGTCCACCACCGGGTTCCCGAGCGGCCTGCGGTCGACGCCGACCGAGGTGATCGAAACCATGGCGCCGCTGGTCCAGCACGCGCGGGAACTGCGCGTGGACTCCGGTGGCGCCGGCCGGTTCCGCGGCGGCCTCGGACAGGTGACCACGATGGGCGTACTCGACGTGACTTCCTGGAGCGTCAACGGGAACGTCGACCGGGTCCGCGCCGCCGCGTCCGGGGTGGACGGTGGGGGGCCCGGTGCGCCCGGCCGGTTCGGCCTGCGCGCCGGGGTGGATCTGCCCGCCAAGAGCCGCGTGCCGCTGGCCGCCGAGTCCGTTGTGGACGTCACGCTGCCCGGTGGCGGCGGGTACGGGCCGCCGTCCGCACGGCCGGTGGCGGCGGTGCTCGCCGACGTCGTCGAGGGTTACGTCTCGAGGGAAGCGGCGCGCGAGGTGTACGGCGTCGAAGTGCGTTACCTCGGGGACCCGGACGCGCTGGTTCGGCTGCCCGAAGACTACGCGGTGGACGAAGAGCAGACAGCACGACTGAGAGCAGGGCAGTGA
- a CDS encoding hydantoinase/oxoprolinase family protein, translated as MRIGVDIGGTFTDLCAVDATGIVAVGKVLTTHDEPARAVEEGLAALLPDLGAVEQVVHGTTLVTNALIERTGSRTALLATAGFRDVLEMRREHRYELYDLHLELPAPLVPRHLRFDVPERILADGSVHTGLDERYVGRLGRELADRGIEAVAVCFLHAFTNPAHERRVAEILAEVAPSLRVALSSDVVPEIREFERASTTVANVYVQDLTERYLRDLEQRLRRLGIRRAPHIMLSNGGLATVDTAARHPIRILESGPAGGALAAAAAGPGDLLAFDMGGTTAKLCLIAGGAPLVTHQFEVDRKYRLLPGSGLPVRVPVTDMIEIGVGGGSIARIDALGLLTVGPDSAASEPGPVCYGRGGAEPTVTDADLVLGYLDPAYFLGGGMRLDAEAARAVLREKIADPLGVSVEEAAWGIHTSVNDDMANAARVHAVERGHDPAKLPMYTFGGAGPVHGAGVARALGAPSVVAPPAAGVLSAAGFLTAPLAFDFVRSARAAVHDLAWEQADALFAEMEAEGAALLAKSGVDDVTHHRVAEMRYAGQGYEIRVPVHDGPWPATLLDEFTRTYRALYRRTGPEVGVEVLNWRVVSSGPKPEVTLRLTAHGTGGDARKGTRRAYFPAAGGFVDTAVFDRYLLAPGTRVDGPAIVEERESTVVVPPGAHGVVRSDGALAVTV; from the coding sequence ATGAGGATCGGCGTCGACATCGGTGGCACGTTCACCGATCTCTGCGCGGTGGACGCGACCGGGATCGTCGCCGTCGGCAAGGTTCTGACCACGCACGACGAGCCGGCCCGCGCGGTCGAGGAGGGCCTGGCCGCGCTGCTCCCGGACCTCGGCGCCGTCGAGCAGGTGGTGCACGGGACGACCCTGGTCACGAACGCCCTGATCGAGCGCACCGGCTCGCGCACCGCGCTGCTGGCCACCGCCGGCTTCCGCGACGTGCTGGAGATGCGCCGTGAGCACCGGTACGAGCTCTATGACCTGCACCTGGAACTGCCCGCGCCGCTCGTGCCCCGGCACCTGCGGTTCGACGTCCCGGAGCGGATCCTCGCCGACGGGTCCGTCCACACCGGACTCGACGAGCGGTACGTCGGCCGGCTCGGCCGGGAACTGGCCGACCGCGGGATCGAGGCCGTCGCGGTCTGCTTCCTGCACGCCTTCACGAACCCGGCGCACGAACGCCGGGTGGCCGAGATCCTCGCCGAGGTCGCACCCTCGCTGCGGGTGGCGCTGTCTTCCGACGTCGTCCCCGAGATCCGCGAGTTCGAGCGAGCCTCGACGACGGTCGCCAACGTCTACGTCCAGGACCTCACCGAACGGTACCTGCGCGACCTCGAACAGCGGCTGCGCCGGCTGGGGATCCGCCGCGCGCCGCACATCATGCTGTCCAACGGCGGACTGGCCACAGTGGACACCGCGGCCCGGCACCCGATCCGCATCCTCGAGTCCGGCCCGGCGGGCGGTGCACTGGCCGCGGCGGCGGCCGGGCCCGGCGACCTGCTCGCTTTCGACATGGGCGGCACCACGGCGAAGCTGTGCCTGATCGCGGGCGGCGCACCGCTGGTGACGCACCAGTTCGAAGTGGACCGCAAGTACCGGCTGCTGCCCGGCTCGGGGCTGCCGGTGCGGGTGCCGGTCACGGACATGATCGAGATCGGCGTCGGCGGTGGCTCGATCGCCCGGATCGACGCGCTGGGCCTGCTCACCGTCGGCCCCGATTCGGCAGCCTCCGAGCCCGGCCCGGTCTGCTACGGCCGCGGCGGCGCCGAGCCCACGGTCACCGACGCCGACCTCGTGCTCGGCTACCTCGACCCGGCCTACTTCCTCGGCGGCGGCATGCGCCTGGACGCCGAGGCCGCCAGAGCGGTGCTCCGCGAAAAGATCGCCGATCCGCTCGGGGTGAGCGTCGAAGAGGCCGCCTGGGGCATCCACACGAGCGTCAACGACGACATGGCCAACGCCGCGCGGGTGCACGCCGTGGAGCGCGGTCACGACCCGGCGAAGCTGCCGATGTACACCTTCGGCGGGGCGGGCCCGGTGCACGGCGCCGGCGTCGCGCGGGCGCTCGGGGCGCCTTCGGTCGTCGCGCCGCCGGCCGCCGGGGTGCTGAGCGCGGCCGGGTTCCTCACCGCGCCGCTGGCGTTCGACTTCGTCCGGTCGGCTCGCGCGGCCGTCCACGACCTGGCGTGGGAGCAGGCCGACGCGCTGTTCGCCGAGATGGAAGCCGAGGGCGCGGCGCTGCTGGCGAAGTCCGGGGTGGACGACGTGACGCACCACCGCGTCGCCGAGATGCGCTACGCCGGGCAAGGCTACGAGATCCGCGTCCCGGTCCACGACGGGCCATGGCCCGCAACGCTGCTCGACGAGTTCACCCGCACCTACCGCGCGCTCTACCGGCGCACCGGACCCGAGGTCGGCGTCGAGGTGCTGAACTGGCGGGTCGTCTCGAGCGGTCCGAAGCCGGAGGTCACCTTGCGGCTGACGGCGCACGGCACCGGGGGCGACGCGCGCAAGGGGACTCGCCGGGCGTACTTCCCGGCGGCGGGTGGATTTGTCGACACGGCGGTGTTCGACCGGTACCTGCTGGCGCCCGGAACCCGCGTCGACGGACCGGCCATCGTGGAGGAACGCGAGTCCACGGTGGTCGTGCCGCCCGGCGCGCACGGCGTCGTCCGGTCCGACGGCGCCTTGGCGGTGACGGTGTGA
- a CDS encoding NAD(P)/FAD-dependent oxidoreductase, giving the protein MLLLERGALGGGSTAKAAGGIRSSFTSRVNVELGLRGPAAYRTFSRDFGTEIDFRRDGYLYLVTDPADVPAFEPCAELQREYGVRSHLLDPGEAKKVLPLVETDGVRTAWAGLYEMTPDRNQIIGESVLLSRFFYATGFSGHGFQLGPATGELIRDLYLRRRPAVDIAELDVRRFETVDTAPAEHNIV; this is encoded by the coding sequence GTGCTGCTCCTCGAGCGCGGCGCGCTGGGCGGCGGCTCGACGGCGAAGGCCGCGGGCGGCATCCGGTCGTCGTTCACCAGCCGCGTGAACGTCGAGCTCGGCCTGCGCGGGCCGGCCGCGTACCGCACTTTCTCGCGGGACTTCGGCACCGAGATCGACTTCCGCCGCGACGGCTACCTCTACCTCGTCACCGACCCGGCCGATGTGCCCGCGTTCGAACCCTGCGCCGAGTTGCAGCGCGAGTACGGCGTCCGCAGCCACCTGCTCGACCCCGGCGAAGCGAAGAAGGTGCTCCCGCTGGTGGAGACCGACGGCGTCCGGACGGCCTGGGCCGGGTTGTACGAAATGACGCCGGACCGCAACCAGATCATCGGGGAAAGCGTCCTGCTGTCGCGGTTCTTCTACGCGACCGGCTTCTCGGGACACGGCTTCCAGCTGGGCCCGGCCACCGGCGAGCTGATCCGGGACCTCTACCTGCGACGACGGCCGGCGGTGGACATCGCCGAGCTCGACGTCCGCCGGTTCGAAACCGTCGATACCGCACCGGCGGAACACAACATCGTCTAG
- a CDS encoding WS/DGAT/MGAT family O-acyltransferase, producing the protein MAMMPVTDSMFLLVETREHPMHVGGLQLFKKPEGAGDDYLRDVRSSLLESDNLRSVFRRRPARPVNTMGHVAWANDTELELDYHFRHSALPRPGRVRELLELTSRWHSTLLDRHRPLWETHLIEGLDDGRFAVYTKVHHALMDGVSALRQLQGTLSDDPSDMDCPPWWGSRRKPGEERVKRPRSFLQTAGKTANQLASLAPAAMKVAREAFGEHTLTLPGQAPKTMLNVPIGGARRFAAQKWPLDRVRQVATAAGVSRNDVVLAMCSGALRDYLIEQRALPDAPLIAMVPVSLRRQNDPGEAAGNNIGALLCNLATDLPDAGKRLVTIHQSMRNGKRLFSELTPVQTLLLSAVNVAQLGVSPIPGVVKNTRPPFNLVISNVPGPRKQMYWNGAHLDGIYPASVLLDGQAVNITLTSNGDHLDFGVTGCRRSVPHLQRILTHLDTALVELEAAVR; encoded by the coding sequence ATGGCGATGATGCCCGTGACCGATTCGATGTTCCTCCTCGTCGAAACGCGCGAGCATCCGATGCACGTGGGCGGTCTGCAGCTGTTCAAGAAACCCGAGGGCGCCGGCGACGACTACCTCCGCGATGTCCGGAGCAGCCTCCTCGAATCGGACAACCTCCGCTCGGTGTTCCGGCGCCGCCCGGCCCGTCCGGTCAACACGATGGGGCACGTGGCTTGGGCGAACGACACCGAGCTCGAACTCGACTACCACTTCCGGCACTCGGCGCTGCCGCGGCCGGGCCGCGTCCGCGAGTTGCTGGAGCTGACCTCACGCTGGCACAGCACCCTGCTCGACCGGCACCGGCCGCTCTGGGAGACCCACCTCATCGAGGGGCTCGACGACGGCCGGTTCGCCGTCTACACCAAGGTCCACCACGCGCTGATGGACGGCGTTTCGGCGTTGCGCCAGCTGCAGGGCACGCTGTCGGACGATCCCTCGGACATGGACTGCCCGCCGTGGTGGGGCAGCCGGCGCAAGCCCGGCGAAGAACGCGTGAAGCGCCCGCGGTCGTTCCTGCAGACCGCGGGCAAGACGGCCAACCAGCTGGCGAGCCTGGCGCCCGCCGCGATGAAGGTCGCGCGGGAGGCGTTCGGCGAACACACCCTGACGCTGCCGGGGCAGGCGCCGAAGACGATGCTCAACGTGCCGATCGGCGGCGCGCGGCGGTTCGCGGCGCAGAAGTGGCCGCTGGACCGCGTCCGCCAGGTGGCGACCGCGGCCGGGGTCTCGCGCAACGACGTCGTGCTCGCGATGTGCTCGGGCGCGCTGCGGGACTACCTCATCGAACAGCGCGCGCTGCCGGACGCGCCGCTCATCGCGATGGTGCCGGTGTCGCTGCGGCGCCAGAACGACCCCGGCGAGGCGGCGGGCAACAACATCGGCGCGCTGCTGTGCAACCTGGCCACCGACCTGCCGGACGCGGGCAAGCGGCTCGTCACGATCCACCAGTCGATGCGCAACGGCAAGCGGCTGTTCTCGGAGCTGACGCCGGTGCAGACGCTGCTGCTCTCGGCGGTGAACGTCGCCCAGCTCGGCGTCTCGCCGATCCCGGGCGTCGTCAAGAACACGCGGCCGCCGTTCAACCTGGTGATCTCGAACGTCCCCGGCCCGCGCAAGCAGATGTACTGGAACGGCGCCCACCTCGACGGCATCTACCCGGCGTCGGTGCTGCTCGACGGCCAGGCCGTGAACATCACGCTGACCAGCAACGGCGACCACCTCGACTTCGGCGTCACCGGCTGCCGCCGCAGCGTCCCGCACCTGCAGCGGATCTTGACACACCTCGACACGGCCTTGGTGGAACTCGAAGCTGCGGTAAGGTAG
- the pqqA gene encoding pyrroloquinoline quinone precursor peptide PqqA, with translation MIEEWTTPDFVEYETPMEVTAYAARMAD, from the coding sequence ATGATCGAGGAGTGGACGACCCCGGACTTCGTCGAGTACGAAACCCCGATGGAGGTCACCGCCTACGCGGCCCGCATGGCGGACTGA